The following are from one region of the Mycetohabitans rhizoxinica HKI 454 genome:
- a CDS encoding RidA family protein, producing the protein MSNVYDQLKALSIELPTAGAPAAAYAMSAQAGKTVFLSGHIAKRNGQVWAGKLGDTISTEEGQQAARSIAIDLIATLHAHVGDLNRVKRIVKVMSLVNSTPDFTEQHLVTNGASELFTAVFGERGKHARSAFGVAQIPLGACVEIELIAEVE; encoded by the coding sequence ATGTCGAATGTATACGATCAACTGAAAGCGCTCAGCATCGAGCTACCGACGGCCGGCGCACCGGCGGCCGCTTACGCGATGAGCGCGCAGGCAGGCAAGACGGTGTTCCTGTCCGGCCATATCGCCAAAAGGAACGGACAAGTCTGGGCCGGCAAGCTCGGTGACACGATCAGCACGGAAGAAGGACAACAGGCGGCGCGCAGCATTGCCATCGATCTGATTGCGACGCTGCACGCGCACGTGGGCGACCTGAACCGCGTCAAGCGCATTGTTAAGGTGATGAGCTTGGTCAATTCGACACCGGACTTCACCGAGCAGCACTTGGTGACGAACGGCGCGTCGGAGCTATTCACGGCGGTGTTCGGTGAACGCGGCAAGCATGCCCGCTCGGCGTTCGGCGTCGCGCAGATCCCGCTGGGTGCCTGCGTGGAAATCGAACTGATCGCCGAAGTCGAATAA
- a CDS encoding EAL domain-containing protein, with protein sequence MTLPLTPSAREARLRRDAAVSRQRSLWVIPFFGLLVLILLWAVIYTRLQVERDNAQREATASAALLSAAFEQHTVKAIHQVDQITRFVKYEFEKSPQRFNLASTIEKGVIQSDTLIQVSLVDEHGYLIANTEDSRPKPLNLSDREHFQVHKHETFDQLYISKPVLGRVSHQWTLQLTRRLNHRDGSFAGVVVVSEDPSYFTNDFYNSAAIGRNGVISVIADTGAVLARRTGNTLNAPGAFSATGSYPLSEHVSGTYRDPIDGVMRIVSYRHIDGYPLGVMVGLSQKEEFADYEHTRNIYLLMAGCISIAILGFFGVATSLIRKLLGREREMTHLVEYDLLTGLPNRYQTLQILRTEVSQPANVGRLALLFIDLDNFKTVNDTLGHNAGDIVLQMTSARLAQTVDGNGILARIGGDEFVVIVKEDHVEPKAVQLAEAIAGSFMRPFDVRGSSFVLHASIGIALLSSPNESEIDLLKKADLAMYSAKDAGRGCYQFYSPQLAHRADHLMKWEQQLRVALAEGQLFLAYQPKIDLTRRCITGFEALLRWNHPQHGEITASEFITIAESTGLVVPIGEYVIDSACQQLAHWTSLGYDTLSLAINISAVQFWRGDVFGTVERALRRHNLPARRIELEITETAMMEYPEIVSEKVAALKRLGVRIALDDFGTGYSSLSYLNRFAVDTLKIDRSFVQAIPADRNVCVMVSAIVNLARSLGLTVVVEGTETEEQIAWLSGLGNIEAQGFLFSHPVPPDEVHALLERFGVCSLSEPGGVAATHAVQPRVSA encoded by the coding sequence ATGACTCTTCCGCTGACTCCCTCCGCACGTGAGGCGCGTTTGCGCCGTGACGCGGCGGTGTCCAGGCAGCGCTCTTTGTGGGTCATCCCGTTTTTCGGATTGCTGGTGCTGATCCTGCTGTGGGCGGTGATCTATACGCGGCTACAAGTCGAGCGGGACAACGCCCAGCGCGAAGCCACGGCCTCGGCCGCGCTGCTGTCCGCGGCTTTTGAGCAGCATACGGTCAAGGCTATTCACCAGGTCGACCAGATCACCCGCTTCGTCAAATACGAATTCGAGAAGTCGCCGCAGCGCTTTAACTTGGCCAGCACGATCGAGAAAGGCGTGATCCAGAGCGACACACTGATCCAGGTCTCGCTGGTCGACGAGCATGGCTACCTGATCGCGAATACGGAGGATTCACGGCCCAAGCCGCTGAACCTGTCCGATCGTGAGCATTTTCAGGTCCATAAGCACGAGACGTTCGACCAACTGTATATCAGCAAGCCGGTACTGGGCCGCGTATCGCACCAATGGACGTTGCAACTCACGCGCCGGCTCAACCATCGCGACGGCTCGTTCGCGGGCGTAGTCGTAGTGTCGGAAGATCCGAGCTATTTCACCAACGACTTCTACAACAGCGCGGCAATCGGCCGCAACGGCGTGATATCGGTAATCGCCGACACCGGCGCGGTGCTGGCGCGCCGCACTGGCAACACGCTGAACGCACCCGGCGCATTTTCCGCGACCGGCAGCTACCCGCTGTCCGAGCATGTGTCCGGCACCTACCGCGATCCGATCGACGGTGTGATGCGCATCGTGTCGTACCGCCACATCGACGGCTATCCGCTCGGCGTCATGGTTGGCCTGTCGCAAAAGGAAGAATTTGCCGACTACGAACACACCCGCAATATCTACCTATTGATGGCTGGGTGCATTTCGATCGCGATTCTCGGCTTCTTCGGTGTGGCCACGAGCTTGATCCGCAAGCTGCTCGGCCGCGAGCGCGAGATGACGCACCTAGTCGAGTATGACTTGTTGACCGGCTTGCCAAACCGCTACCAGACGCTGCAGATTTTGCGCACCGAAGTCTCGCAGCCGGCAAACGTCGGCCGGCTCGCATTGTTGTTCATCGACCTGGACAATTTCAAGACGGTCAACGATACGCTCGGCCACAACGCCGGCGACATCGTGCTACAAATGACATCGGCCCGGCTCGCGCAGACGGTCGATGGCAACGGCATCCTCGCGCGCATCGGCGGCGACGAGTTCGTTGTGATCGTCAAGGAGGATCACGTCGAACCGAAGGCGGTTCAGTTGGCCGAGGCGATTGCCGGCAGTTTCATGAGGCCGTTCGACGTGCGCGGCAGCTCATTCGTGCTGCACGCAAGCATCGGCATCGCACTGCTCTCCAGTCCCAACGAAAGCGAAATCGATTTGCTAAAAAAGGCCGACCTGGCGATGTACAGCGCCAAGGATGCCGGCCGCGGGTGCTACCAGTTCTATTCGCCGCAGCTCGCGCACCGCGCCGACCATTTGATGAAATGGGAGCAGCAACTGCGCGTCGCGCTTGCCGAGGGACAGTTGTTCCTCGCCTATCAGCCTAAGATCGACTTGACGCGCCGCTGCATCACCGGCTTCGAGGCACTGCTGCGCTGGAACCACCCGCAGCATGGTGAGATCACCGCAAGCGAGTTCATCACGATCGCCGAGTCCACCGGCCTGGTCGTGCCGATCGGCGAATACGTGATTGACAGCGCGTGCCAGCAGCTCGCGCATTGGACCTCGCTCGGCTACGATACGCTGTCGCTGGCCATCAACATCTCGGCCGTGCAGTTCTGGCGCGGCGACGTGTTCGGGACCGTGGAGCGGGCGCTGCGCCGCCACAATTTGCCCGCACGACGCATTGAACTCGAGATCACGGAAACGGCGATGATGGAGTATCCTGAGATCGTCTCAGAGAAGGTCGCCGCGCTCAAGCGGCTTGGCGTGCGCATTGCGCTGGACGACTTCGGCACCGGTTATTCGTCGCTGTCCTACTTGAATCGTTTTGCCGTCGACACACTGAAGATCGATCGCTCGTTCGTCCAGGCCATCCCCGCGGACCGCAATGTCTGCGTCATGGTGTCGGCAATCGTCAATTTGGCCCGCTCGCTGGGGTTGACCGTGGTCGTCGAAGGCACGGAAACCGAAGAGCAAATCGCATGGCTCTCGGGACTGGGCAACATCGAGGCACAGGGCTTCCTGTTCTCGCACCCAGTACCGCCCGACGAAGTGCATGCGCTGCTCGAGCGCTTCGGGGTGTGTTCACTCTCTGAACCAGGAGGCGTCGCAGCAACGCACGCCGTGCAACCACGTGTGTCCGCTTGA
- a CDS encoding chromate transporter has translation MRCSSASGCVHSLNQEASQQRTPCNHVCPLESRAVPHNRSHLPSVTSPPAAPAPSSATGVDGGALQPQAAQNARSRQEPLWSLLLVIAGLSSVSWGGLSLIAQLERHYVERKQLFNRLDYLNLVALAWLIPGPVGCNVAVQVGAALRGWRGAWMAGLGSVLPFAIVMTVMAMFYRTPTVASLASQSLVTHFSVVLASLIGMTWIKQVRTLVRGPIDWATAIVASVTLLFLHSPAVYVALLGAAFILGWFTSPASEQQTKSAFVLCRTDSLLLILLAVLLGLYALPLPLPSSSAMLWLWPRLVGAGLTLFGGGFSALPVFKTLFVPPVLDISDSEFTFVFALSPVSPGPLLNVVPFFGYLVGHIPGALLATFSVFVPSATLVVIAQRNLKTLESHPRFKSAMRVLRVATTAFLVSAVAKIAWQVPMEPIYAVTAAFALTCFCRTKVPVYAVYATVALTYMLVLWQTA, from the coding sequence ATGCGCTGCTCGAGCGCTTCGGGGTGTGTTCACTCTCTGAACCAGGAGGCGTCGCAGCAACGCACGCCGTGCAACCACGTGTGTCCGCTTGAATCTCGTGCCGTGCCGCATAATCGATCTCACCTTCCGTCCGTCACCTCCCCACCGGCCGCGCCGGCGCCCTCGTCTGCCACCGGCGTCGATGGCGGAGCGCTTCAGCCGCAGGCGGCACAGAATGCGCGCTCCCGCCAAGAGCCATTGTGGTCGCTGCTGCTGGTCATCGCCGGTCTGTCATCCGTTTCATGGGGTGGGCTGTCACTGATTGCGCAACTGGAGCGTCACTATGTTGAGCGCAAGCAACTGTTCAACCGGCTCGACTACCTGAATCTGGTCGCGCTGGCCTGGCTGATTCCCGGGCCGGTCGGTTGCAATGTCGCGGTCCAGGTCGGCGCCGCACTGCGAGGCTGGCGGGGCGCGTGGATGGCCGGTCTTGGCAGCGTGCTGCCCTTCGCGATCGTGATGACCGTGATGGCGATGTTCTATCGCACGCCGACCGTGGCATCGCTCGCGTCGCAATCGTTGGTCACGCACTTCAGCGTCGTACTGGCATCGTTGATCGGCATGACCTGGATCAAACAGGTGCGCACCCTGGTACGAGGCCCGATTGACTGGGCCACGGCCATCGTAGCCAGCGTCACGCTGCTGTTCCTACATAGCCCGGCCGTCTATGTCGCGCTGCTTGGCGCCGCGTTCATACTGGGTTGGTTCACGAGTCCGGCGTCCGAGCAGCAGACGAAATCAGCATTCGTGCTGTGCCGCACCGACTCACTGCTGCTGATCTTGCTCGCCGTGCTGCTCGGACTGTACGCCTTGCCCCTGCCGCTGCCATCGAGCAGCGCCATGCTGTGGCTGTGGCCCCGGCTGGTCGGTGCGGGCCTGACGCTGTTCGGCGGCGGATTCTCGGCACTGCCGGTATTCAAAACGTTGTTCGTGCCGCCGGTCTTGGACATCTCCGACAGCGAGTTTACTTTTGTCTTCGCGCTGTCGCCGGTCTCGCCTGGTCCGTTGTTGAACGTGGTGCCGTTTTTCGGGTATCTGGTCGGACACATCCCCGGCGCACTGCTCGCCACTTTTTCGGTATTCGTGCCATCGGCGACGCTGGTGGTCATCGCGCAGCGCAACTTGAAGACGCTCGAATCGCATCCGCGTTTCAAATCCGCGATGCGGGTGTTGCGCGTGGCGACAACGGCATTTCTTGTATCGGCCGTCGCCAAGATCGCGTGGCAAGTACCCATGGAGCCGATTTACGCGGTCACCGCCGCATTCGCGCTGACGTGCTTCTGTCGCACCAAGGTGCCGGTCTATGCAGTGTACGCGACCGTGGCACTCACCTACATGCTGGTCCTCTGGCAAACCGCATAG
- a CDS encoding CopD family protein — MLKVLEVAMFLHIAAVVIWVGGMTFVQFCLRPALSDVSPQLRLPLLDSVFGRFFLLVAVAIVVILATGVFMLVTLGGAQANWPMHAMAAIGVLMMLLFGHIRFALYPRLQRAVQAQNWPDGARVVTGLRRLVAVNLALGIVAIALGVIGRF; from the coding sequence GTGTTGAAAGTGCTGGAGGTGGCGATGTTCTTGCACATCGCCGCGGTAGTGATATGGGTGGGCGGCATGACGTTCGTGCAATTTTGCCTGCGTCCAGCGTTGTCCGACGTGTCGCCGCAATTGCGCCTGCCGTTGCTTGATTCGGTGTTCGGCCGGTTCTTCCTACTAGTCGCGGTGGCGATTGTTGTGATTCTGGCCACTGGCGTATTCATGCTGGTGACGCTGGGCGGCGCGCAGGCGAACTGGCCGATGCATGCGATGGCCGCGATCGGTGTACTCATGATGCTCCTGTTTGGCCACATCCGCTTCGCGTTATACCCGCGGCTGCAGCGCGCGGTCCAAGCGCAAAACTGGCCGGACGGTGCCCGCGTCGTCACGGGCCTGCGCCGGCTAGTGGCGGTCAACCTCGCGCTCGGTATAGTGGCCATTGCGCTGGGCGTGATCGGGCGTTTCTGA